Proteins found in one Kangiella sediminilitoris genomic segment:
- a CDS encoding inner membrane-spanning protein YciB, protein MTFIKENYPIVGFIAAYLLTKNLILAAAIWSGLTLIQMIAHYFTKKELKTSHVALFFVGLALVALAYYFNDDDFIKWKTSIAVWAGALFILIRQLASKKYVIKDLTKSSGLIKDSAPESLLAKTNWLWIITLASYGGLNLYIAFNFSTDFWFYFKLISMFVLLFGLLIISMIMLKDHLHIEEEQNHQK, encoded by the coding sequence ATGACATTTATTAAAGAAAACTATCCCATTGTTGGTTTTATTGCGGCGTATCTATTAACTAAGAACCTTATTCTAGCGGCGGCCATTTGGAGTGGCTTGACCTTGATACAGATGATTGCCCACTATTTCACCAAAAAAGAGCTTAAAACGAGCCATGTAGCCTTATTCTTTGTGGGCCTGGCTCTGGTTGCTCTGGCGTACTATTTTAATGATGATGATTTCATCAAGTGGAAAACCAGTATTGCCGTCTGGGCCGGTGCATTATTTATATTAATCAGGCAGTTAGCCTCTAAAAAATATGTCATTAAGGATTTGACCAAGTCGAGTGGCCTGATAAAAGACTCAGCGCCTGAGTCTTTGTTAGCCAAAACCAATTGGCTGTGGATTATAACGTTAGCCTCCTACGGTGGCCTTAACCTCTATATTGCTTTTAATTTCAGTACAGACTTTTGGTTTTACTTTAAACTCATCAGTATGTTTGTGTTACTCTTTGGCCTTCTGATCATCAGCATGATAATGCTCAAAGACCACTTGCATATTGAAGAAGAACAAAACCATCAGAAATAG
- a CDS encoding prolyl oligopeptidase family serine peptidase yields MIVRNLILGLVLVLCSLTANSSLIKSNEIFHSVQYRNFVISPDGNIILGNAFTDGNHQLFAFNAGSSDGLEIFKLSNSGNKHIIDFAWIDSDTAYISYVGTLDKIYTRFIDFTFKNDTFEIDHFTVEAHGQVINTMYGQKDRLLFSKLDRGNRRYELIEIDLAQLRGLKKHSKRNHVKVFRTFKSLSYFLDNTTSFYVSDEDYSLEMIGQTYENYNSYSIYDKAKDEWREFYRSTDNSGSDSQSRLDIFKPVAKLNERYIIALSNLGRDKVSVVKYDTILKKDIEVLYSSENYDLKSATYNHKMNKLTAVSYVERGVTKQKFLDKVDQKLQQKLNNEIGLDSVFVINRSKDNTDLVIYANDASHPGKFYHYSVEKDKLRFLQNAMPDLHPYSFVKAQLLTVENELKRTVEGFLYLPDSTKNNPLVVMPHGGPIGVQDRNEFDRDIQFLINRGYAVLTVNFRGSSGYGKSYMNAGREQFGQGIEADIHLMTQKAFESPAIDSNKACIYGSSYGGYSAVTSTMLYPKTYKCAISAFGVFDLPLLYTSTNLNHSEKAKDAIGFVVGDIDTDYEQLKANSPLYKAEKIKVPILLFAGLEDEIATAEHSRRLDYVLNKLDKTEVTYHEYPRSGHGHSNWLGDIHQNLTLVNFLDKYISPKRNYDDSDKKVLAGDNYNLAMIYYSGYFVKKDNDRAIKYFRIAHDYGDERAAKYLRQLNVYEDVN; encoded by the coding sequence ATGATAGTTCGGAATCTTATCCTGGGACTGGTCTTAGTTCTGTGCTCTTTGACAGCGAACTCAAGCCTCATTAAATCTAACGAAATATTTCACTCTGTCCAGTACAGAAATTTTGTTATTTCACCAGATGGTAATATTATTTTAGGTAACGCCTTTACTGATGGTAATCACCAATTATTCGCCTTTAACGCTGGCTCCAGCGATGGGTTAGAAATATTTAAACTCTCAAACTCAGGCAACAAGCACATTATAGACTTTGCCTGGATAGACAGCGATACGGCTTACATCAGCTATGTCGGCACCCTTGATAAAATATACACGCGTTTTATTGATTTCACTTTCAAGAACGATACTTTCGAAATTGATCACTTTACCGTTGAGGCTCATGGCCAGGTGATTAATACGATGTATGGACAAAAAGACAGGTTGCTGTTCTCTAAGCTTGATAGAGGTAACCGTAGGTATGAGCTTATTGAAATAGATTTAGCCCAGCTTAGAGGTTTGAAAAAACATAGTAAAAGAAATCATGTAAAGGTTTTTCGAACCTTCAAAAGCTTGAGCTATTTTCTAGATAACACTACATCTTTTTATGTTTCCGACGAAGACTATTCGTTAGAGATGATTGGTCAAACCTATGAAAACTATAACTCTTACTCAATATACGATAAAGCAAAGGATGAATGGCGAGAATTCTATCGCTCAACCGACAATTCTGGCTCGGACAGTCAGTCCAGACTGGACATTTTTAAGCCAGTAGCAAAACTTAATGAGCGGTATATTATAGCTTTGTCCAACCTAGGCAGAGATAAAGTGTCTGTTGTGAAATATGACACTATATTGAAAAAAGATATAGAGGTTTTGTATAGCTCAGAAAATTATGACTTAAAGAGCGCTACTTATAACCATAAAATGAACAAACTCACCGCGGTTTCATACGTTGAACGCGGGGTCACTAAACAGAAGTTTCTAGATAAGGTTGACCAGAAGCTTCAACAAAAACTAAACAACGAAATAGGTTTAGATTCAGTTTTTGTCATCAACCGTTCAAAAGATAATACCGATTTGGTCATCTATGCAAATGATGCTTCACATCCTGGCAAGTTTTACCATTACAGCGTAGAAAAAGATAAATTAAGATTTTTACAAAACGCAATGCCGGATCTTCATCCCTATAGTTTTGTTAAAGCACAACTACTGACTGTTGAAAATGAACTTAAAAGGACGGTTGAAGGGTTTTTATACCTTCCTGACAGCACAAAAAATAATCCTCTCGTCGTTATGCCCCATGGCGGGCCTATAGGGGTTCAGGATCGTAATGAATTTGATCGTGATATCCAGTTCTTGATTAATAGGGGCTATGCAGTTTTAACAGTAAATTTCCGAGGAAGCTCTGGATACGGGAAATCATACATGAATGCTGGTAGAGAGCAGTTTGGTCAAGGTATTGAAGCTGATATCCACTTGATGACCCAAAAAGCTTTTGAGTCGCCAGCAATCGACTCGAATAAAGCTTGTATCTATGGAAGCAGTTATGGTGGGTACTCCGCAGTAACTTCCACTATGCTCTACCCAAAGACCTACAAATGTGCCATTTCAGCATTTGGTGTTTTTGACTTACCTCTTCTTTATACCTCAACGAACCTGAATCATTCAGAAAAAGCGAAAGATGCTATCGGGTTTGTTGTTGGTGATATTGATACGGATTATGAACAGCTAAAAGCTAACTCTCCTTTGTATAAGGCTGAGAAGATTAAAGTGCCCATTCTTTTGTTCGCTGGATTAGAAGATGAAATAGCGACTGCTGAGCACAGCCGACGACTTGATTATGTCCTTAACAAACTAGACAAGACCGAGGTTACTTATCATGAGTATCCCAGATCTGGGCATGGACACTCAAACTGGCTTGGTGACATACACCAAAACCTTACTCTGGTAAATTTTCTTGATAAATATATTTCCCCTAAGAGGAATTATGATGATTCAGACAAGAAAGTCCTGGCGGGTGATAACTACAACCTCGCTATGATTTACTACAGTGGTTATTTCGTAAAAAAAGATAATGATAGAGCAATCAAGTATTTCCGTATTGCTCATGACTATGGTGATGAACGAGCAGCTAAATACTTAAGGCAATTGAACGTCTATGAAGATGTAAACTAA
- a CDS encoding segregation and condensation protein A yields the protein MTESTGESNQEQNDTVEQKHPNPDHMQEEMPFALVDGEQVEEFPQDLYIPPDALEVFLEAFEGPLDLLLYLIKRQNLDILNIPIAHITEQYMEYVELMKSLQLELAAEYLVMAAMLAEIKSRVLLPRPEVEEDDEDDPRADLIRRLQEYEQFKQAAEDIDELPRMGRDVYSVSVKKPDMNIIKPEPEVDMKELMVALRDVLKRAEMFSSHQVKFEALSVRERMGKVLERVSAKSFTDFAKLFDPSEGRAGVVVTFLAIMELSKESLLEIIQADNYGPIHVRAKTDGSLEGEEDIDEVLAEVETTSDQA from the coding sequence ATGACAGAGTCGACAGGCGAATCCAACCAAGAGCAGAATGATACTGTAGAGCAAAAACATCCAAACCCTGATCATATGCAGGAAGAGATGCCATTCGCTTTGGTTGATGGGGAGCAAGTTGAGGAGTTTCCTCAAGATCTGTATATCCCGCCTGATGCTTTGGAAGTGTTTCTAGAAGCCTTTGAAGGTCCACTCGATCTATTACTCTATTTAATTAAGCGCCAAAACCTCGATATTCTAAATATTCCTATTGCTCATATTACTGAGCAATATATGGAGTATGTCGAATTAATGAAGTCACTACAGCTTGAGTTAGCAGCTGAGTATCTTGTTATGGCTGCGATGCTGGCCGAGATCAAGAGTAGAGTCCTTCTTCCAAGGCCTGAAGTCGAGGAAGATGATGAGGACGACCCTCGTGCGGATCTTATTCGACGTTTGCAGGAGTATGAGCAGTTTAAACAAGCTGCTGAGGATATTGATGAGCTTCCTCGGATGGGGCGTGATGTTTATTCTGTTAGTGTCAAAAAGCCAGATATGAATATCATCAAGCCTGAACCTGAAGTTGATATGAAAGAGCTGATGGTGGCGTTGAGGGATGTATTAAAACGGGCTGAAATGTTTTCCAGCCATCAGGTGAAGTTTGAGGCTTTATCAGTTCGTGAGCGAATGGGTAAGGTTTTAGAACGGGTATCAGCAAAAAGCTTTACGGATTTTGCTAAGTTATTCGACCCAAGTGAGGGCCGCGCAGGAGTTGTAGTAACTTTCCTTGCCATCATGGAGCTGAGTAAAGAGTCGTTGTTAGAAATTATTCAGGCTGATAACTATGGACCGATTCATGTCAGAGCTAAGACTGATGGTAGTCTGGAAGGTGAAGAAGATATTGATGAAGTATTGGCTGAAGTAGAGACCACAAGCGATCAAGCATGA
- a CDS encoding BolA family protein — MTQQAPDNTVRIQKMHQRISEALQPEQLDIIDDSHKHIGHAGAKGGLGHFTVIIKSDLLEGKRMIQQHRLIYDALGDMMQTDIHALAIKVIK; from the coding sequence ATGACACAACAAGCTCCTGACAATACAGTCCGTATTCAAAAGATGCACCAACGAATCTCTGAAGCGTTACAGCCAGAGCAGCTGGATATCATCGACGACAGCCACAAACACATCGGTCATGCTGGCGCCAAAGGTGGGCTTGGACATTTTACGGTAATTATCAAAAGCGACTTATTAGAAGGCAAAAGAATGATACAGCAACACCGCCTAATATATGATGCCTTAGGCGATATGATGCAAACAGATATTCATGCGCTAGCGATCAAAGTTATAAAGTAA
- a CDS encoding putative signal transducing protein yields MSLKKVAAFELPWQAHLFKGFLESEGVQAYVVNEEHIRLYWPISNALGGVRVMVHAEDLEHAKSIYQQYLETSFEDNLQQEFPDYEVTKCDYCGSEELEPLYSGTKTLLFFLAIGPAPGKLIGYRCLDCNAKNSL; encoded by the coding sequence ATGTCACTAAAAAAAGTTGCTGCTTTTGAACTGCCATGGCAGGCACACCTTTTTAAAGGCTTTCTTGAGTCAGAGGGTGTGCAGGCATATGTGGTTAACGAAGAGCATATTCGCCTTTATTGGCCTATCAGCAATGCCTTAGGCGGGGTTCGAGTGATGGTACATGCAGAAGACTTAGAACACGCCAAAAGCATATACCAGCAATATTTAGAAACCAGTTTTGAAGATAACCTTCAGCAAGAGTTCCCTGACTATGAAGTCACCAAGTGTGACTACTGCGGGTCAGAAGAATTAGAGCCGCTTTATAGTGGCACCAAGACACTCCTTTTTTTCCTGGCGATTGGCCCTGCTCCCGGCAAACTTATTGGCTATCGTTGTCTGGACTGCAATGCTAAGAATTCTTTATAA
- a CDS encoding tryptophan--tRNA ligase, with translation MSSISVGQQRVLSGMRPTGPLHLGHYHGVLKNWAQMQHEYECFFMVADWHALTTNYDDTSQIEGYVWDTVIDWLAAGINPSASTIFVQSRVPEHAELHLLMSMTTPLGWLERVPTYKEQQEKLQNKDLSTYGFLGYPLLQAADILVYRAGNVPVGADQVPHVEMTREAARRFNHFYGKEPGFEEKVTQAIKKMGKKNAKLYKSLRKKFQEEGDHSALETAQALVESQANISLNDRERLYGYLDGAGKVILPEPKALLTPVSKMPGLDGQKMSKSYGNAISMREPRESVEQKIRKMPTDPARVRRDDPGDPENCPVWEFHKIYSPDEVKDWVKKGCTTAGIGCVECKQPVIDGVCAEQQQFVERAQEYVDSPEIVRNIVSEGCDRARDAAKETMDDVRQAMGLSYK, from the coding sequence TTGAGTTCTATATCAGTTGGCCAGCAGCGCGTTCTTTCAGGCATGCGTCCTACGGGACCTTTACATTTGGGGCATTACCACGGGGTTTTAAAAAATTGGGCACAGATGCAGCATGAGTATGAGTGCTTTTTCATGGTTGCTGACTGGCATGCTTTAACTACGAATTATGATGACACGTCGCAAATAGAAGGATACGTCTGGGATACTGTGATTGACTGGTTAGCTGCTGGGATAAACCCTAGCGCTTCGACAATCTTTGTACAGTCGCGTGTTCCAGAGCATGCAGAACTACATCTGCTGATGTCAATGACGACGCCACTTGGATGGTTAGAGCGGGTTCCGACCTATAAAGAACAGCAGGAAAAACTGCAAAACAAAGACTTGTCCACCTATGGTTTTTTAGGTTATCCGCTACTTCAGGCTGCTGATATTCTGGTGTATCGAGCGGGCAATGTGCCTGTGGGTGCTGATCAGGTTCCGCATGTAGAGATGACAAGGGAAGCGGCACGTCGATTTAACCACTTTTACGGTAAAGAACCAGGTTTTGAGGAAAAGGTTACGCAAGCAATTAAAAAAATGGGCAAGAAAAACGCCAAATTATACAAAAGCTTACGTAAAAAATTCCAGGAAGAGGGAGACCACTCAGCGTTGGAAACCGCACAGGCGCTGGTTGAATCTCAGGCTAATATTTCTCTAAACGACCGCGAGCGTCTCTACGGTTATCTTGACGGTGCAGGCAAGGTTATTTTACCCGAGCCTAAGGCTTTACTGACGCCGGTATCAAAGATGCCCGGCCTCGATGGTCAGAAAATGTCAAAGTCTTATGGCAATGCTATTTCCATGAGAGAGCCACGTGAATCGGTAGAGCAGAAAATCAGAAAGATGCCTACGGATCCAGCTCGGGTACGTCGAGATGATCCGGGTGATCCAGAAAACTGCCCAGTGTGGGAGTTCCATAAAATATATTCACCGGATGAAGTCAAAGACTGGGTCAAAAAAGGCTGTACAACCGCTGGTATTGGCTGTGTAGAATGTAAGCAACCCGTTATTGATGGCGTGTGCGCTGAGCAGCAACAGTTTGTTGAACGTGCCCAAGAGTATGTTGATAGTCCTGAAATAGTGCGTAATATTGTTTCAGAGGGGTGCGACCGAGCGAGAGACGCTGCCAAAGAAACTATGGATGATGTACGTCAAGCGATGGGACTTTCCTATAAATAA
- a CDS encoding PHP domain-containing protein has product MMLRDLHCHTVASDGDLTVSELLKLASERGVDELAITDHDSIDCLAESMSLAEGFDINLVPGVEISATAGRKKDTLHIVGLQVDYQHAGLTSFLRDIQNKRHQRALEMAHKLEKSGIRGALPDIEYMLDSQPMVCRTHLAQYLLDRGEVKTFGNAFKQYLAQGGKAYVKDQWFDIEDVVAMIIQAGGIPVLAHPTRYGMGSNKLKQIVEHFKSIGGKGIEVCYPNLHPGQKNLLADWCRKFELYASQGSDFHSPDKPWALFGKFAPLPESVTPVWQSPDWS; this is encoded by the coding sequence ATGATGCTTAGAGATCTCCATTGCCACACAGTAGCGTCTGACGGCGACTTAACCGTTTCAGAGCTATTGAAGCTTGCCTCTGAAAGAGGCGTCGATGAGCTGGCGATCACCGATCATGACTCAATCGATTGCCTTGCTGAGAGTATGAGCCTGGCCGAAGGGTTCGACATAAACCTGGTCCCCGGTGTTGAAATTTCAGCAACTGCAGGTAGAAAAAAAGATACTTTACACATCGTTGGACTGCAGGTGGATTATCAGCATGCCGGTTTAACCTCGTTTTTGAGAGATATTCAGAATAAAAGACATCAGCGTGCATTAGAGATGGCGCATAAGTTGGAAAAAAGCGGAATAAGAGGCGCACTCCCCGATATAGAATACATGCTGGACAGCCAGCCTATGGTTTGTCGAACTCATTTAGCCCAATACCTACTGGACAGGGGAGAAGTTAAAACCTTTGGCAATGCCTTTAAGCAGTATCTGGCGCAGGGCGGTAAAGCCTATGTTAAAGATCAGTGGTTCGATATAGAGGATGTTGTCGCCATGATTATTCAAGCCGGAGGTATTCCTGTCCTGGCGCATCCTACTCGTTATGGTATGGGCTCTAATAAATTGAAGCAGATAGTAGAGCATTTTAAAAGTATTGGTGGTAAGGGTATTGAGGTTTGTTACCCTAATCTTCACCCTGGACAAAAAAACTTATTGGCTGACTGGTGCCGTAAGTTTGAGCTGTATGCCTCTCAGGGCTCTGACTTTCATTCTCCCGATAAGCCGTGGGCTTTATTTGGAAAATTTGCGCCATTACCTGAGAGCGTTACGCCTGTCTGGCAGTCTCCGGATTGGTCTTGA
- a CDS encoding L-threonylcarbamoyladenylate synthase codes for MTQLIEIHNENPQPRLISQVVAMIRQGALVAYPTDSGYALGCHIGDKSALDRIRRIRDLDKKHNFTLVCKDLSELATYARVDNAAFRLIKNNTPGPYTFILRATGEVPNRLKHPKKKTIGIRVPETPITQALLEDLGEPLMSTSLILPQQEEGQVLEPFEIYELLNGRVDVVIDGGYCGHEPTTVIDLTSGYPEVMRHGAGDTVSFE; via the coding sequence ATGACCCAATTAATAGAAATACATAATGAAAATCCGCAGCCTCGACTAATTAGTCAGGTGGTAGCAATGATACGACAGGGAGCTCTAGTGGCATATCCTACAGACTCTGGTTATGCACTGGGCTGTCATATTGGTGATAAGTCGGCGCTGGATCGAATTCGACGCATACGTGATTTAGATAAAAAACATAATTTTACACTGGTCTGTAAAGACCTGTCCGAACTCGCAACCTACGCCCGTGTAGATAATGCGGCATTTCGATTAATTAAAAATAATACACCCGGCCCTTATACCTTCATTCTAAGAGCCACCGGTGAAGTGCCGAACCGGCTAAAGCATCCTAAAAAGAAAACTATTGGTATCCGAGTACCAGAAACGCCAATTACGCAGGCTCTGCTGGAAGACTTAGGCGAGCCGCTTATGAGTACCAGTCTGATCCTGCCACAGCAGGAAGAAGGGCAGGTTCTGGAGCCATTTGAGATATATGAACTATTAAATGGACGCGTTGATGTCGTTATTGATGGGGGCTACTGTGGGCATGAGCCTACGACCGTTATTGACTTAACTTCAGGATATCCTGAAGTTATGCGACATGGTGCCGGAGATACAGTATCTTTTGAATAA
- a CDS encoding YciI family protein, with protein MLYMIYSEDVDNSLSLRAKARPDHIQRLETLKNEGRLIMAGPLPAIDSNEPGEAGFTGSLVVAEFESLESARDWADADPYIKAGVYKNVTVKPYKKVLP; from the coding sequence ATGCTATATATGATTTACTCTGAAGATGTTGATAACTCTTTATCTTTGCGTGCAAAGGCTCGCCCTGATCACATACAGAGACTTGAAACTTTGAAAAATGAAGGGCGTTTGATTATGGCAGGTCCTTTGCCAGCTATAGACAGTAATGAACCTGGGGAGGCTGGCTTTACCGGGAGCCTGGTGGTCGCGGAATTCGAATCCCTTGAGTCTGCCCGAGATTGGGCTGATGCGGATCCCTATATCAAAGCAGGTGTCTATAAAAATGTCACCGTTAAACCTTACAAAAAAGTATTACCTTAA